accaaaTGACCCCTTAATTATTCTTGAATGAGAGAATTTAATGACTTCAATGCATTTACATTACTGATTTTAGAAGGTTGATAACATGGCAGCTTGTGTGTCATTAACcattaaatctaaataaaatCAATGGTTCAAAAAAGGTGTAAAGTTAAACCAGTTGGGGTTGATTACAATGCCGAAATCCTAATCAATGCCTAGTTACCTTTATCTAGTTATACCAGCaggaaatttgaaaaacaaaagggTTATACTTTGTGTTTGATTGAATGAACGCAATCTTCTTTTCTTGGAAAATTGCTTTTACGGCAAGTGTTGATTTCTAGTTTGCCtgatgtatgtatattataattttagttattttaagtaaaaacagcTAGATTCTACTTTGTAACAACAGGGATATATGTGGACGAGGGAAATGTTATCCACTTTACTCGGGGAGAAGGCCAAGAAATTGGTACAGGAACTGGGCTAGACCACGTCATTGGGAGCTCATTACCTCAACATCCTTTGGACAATGCATGCCCAATATGTAGTGATCAATCAAAGAGTGATAGAGTCATCTCTTCTTGTATGGATTGTTTTCTTTCAGGTGGAGATCATCTCTACCGCTATGAGTATGGTGTCGAACGAACTGTCTTTCTTGCAAAAGCTGATGGAGGTACCTGCACTCTTGTTTCATTTTCATCTAAGTTAGCAAACTCGCCCGAACAAGTTATTCATCGTGCCATTTATTTCCTCCGAAAGGGCTTTGGTGACTATGATGTTATCAAGAACAACAGTGAAGACTTTGCATTATGCTGCAAAACAGGCTCGCAAGTCATTCCTGCGGGCCAGAGTGGGCAGGCAGCATCCTTTCAAGCTGCTGCTTGTGCTGGTGCTGCCCTTTCTGTATCACTTGCGTTAGCCCGTTCTTCACCGCTTGGAGCTGTTATTACCGGTGTTGCCGGTCTAGCGGCAAGTTATGGCACATACTGTGTCCATCGTTACATTAATGATATTGGAGTACGCGCAGATGTCGAGGAAGTTGTTTTAGAGGAAGAAAATTGATCATCTGTTTCCGCCGCCTGCAGTGGAACACTCGCTGCATGCAGCAGAAGCGGAAACACAAGGTACCTTCTCCCAGAGTAATTATCTTTTGGCATGCTCAAGAGTTATATACGAGGTTTGCaagaatttgattattttggtgGCAATTGATAACAGCTTGTCATGCAACGAGCACAACCAAAATTATATCAGAATTTGTTGTGTGTTTTAAGATaacagattttatttttgaattttgaatttagtttttattatgaTTGATGATGCTTTGGTATGTAATTGCGCCttaatataatctttttttttttttttttgagagagagttttaacttatagcATCTGCTtctgatgatagttttttatcatcagaccaagacacgaatcagtttttggtataaatGAGAATTGAATcttagatctcttatacaaccatcagagactttaccagttgagctaactggaacccaccaTTTTAATGTAATCCTTGAAACTTATTAGAAAGATAAAATAGTTTGAGTGGAGCAatttgagtaattttttttactagagATATTTCACTAAGCTTGGTGGTTATTCTAAGCACCCTCAGGGGGTGAAGCCTAGGATTGGCAATTTCTAGGTGATCAAGTCTAAGACTTATgttgtttctcttttattttcccttatttttattttctaatctcCACAATTGCTATTATTAAAACTCAACATTCAATTAATCCCAACAACTAGACATGTAAAAAGGGGTTGGGACCCAATAACGAATAACCCATCCTAAACATGAAAATTTTTACTTGAAATAAAAACGATTTGACTCATGATCCAGGccgttttaaaaaaaaaagacagttggtttatttgtttgttttgagcTTTACAGTACGCAACTCAAACTCAATTGATATAATACTAATGCCacgtgattattattattattattattattattattattattattattattattattattattattaataaataaaaaaaactatcaattttttaatgttttttggaTAATGCCATTTGTAGGGGCGGGCTATGGTCCTCTAGTCCAAAAGATGAATGGATTAAGGTCCAAAGAACccagtacaatgaatttgtaatgAGTGGGCTTGAAAGCTAGGCTTCAATGGGTCCAAGAGCATGTGCAGTGAATCAAAGGTAGCAAGAAAGTCAAGAAGAACAAGTTCTAAGTAAAGAAAACCTTCCTTGGCAAAATCCGAGGAGATTGATCTTAGAATATATGTTCCTTTTAGACTTGGATATTACAGTTCTtgttactacagtgttttctccACAAATTTTTCGATCCCTTATCCCTGgtgggtctcttacattatatagcccccCTTAGATGATCACGGCCCTctatttgttgatcatccagTCTGCTACTTGAGTGTTTATCCCATCAGACACATTCCCaaaccctttgtgagttgcagcaGCCAAAACAGTATTGTTCAaaagtcttctccacataaatgcagtcAGGAGATTTGGTGGGACGCATTAAATGTGTTGGCAACCACCAACCCTTCAGTCATGTCAGTGCTAACTCCCTACTCAAAACTCTTTCTTTTTAGTATGGCCTCTCCTGGTGACGTGGCCCTATTGTGCGTGGGTGTGGCTTCCTCAGCATGATAATGGCTCTTCTCAACCACGTGTATGACACGTGGCAAATTACCTTATTGGAATTCTCGTACCCCGCAATAGTCCCTAAAAACTCCGATTTTCTTCCTCCTATTCAAGgagaaaaatggggttttgattttgggcaATTGACTCAGCACGTTTCTTTGACTTCCACACATGAGAATGTCGCTTCGTGTGTCCTGTAACAGTTTCTGATGTTTTGGAGTTCGCGATGTCTCATTAAATGCTCTAGGTGGCGCTTTGTTCCCCACATCCTGCAGTGAGATGGAGATCCTATGGTTGgcatttttcctcaaattttgggCGGGATAACTCCCACCCAATTccgcctcctatataaggcacCTAGAGAGTTTATTTTTCCCACTTCACAAATCTTCGAACTCCTCAGACTTCCTAAACTCTCAAGCTCTCCATGACTTCCTAGATCTTCAGACCTTCAAGAAGCCCTCAAAGTAACCCTCGTCCTTATTCTGTAAGTTTCCTTGTTCTTAGGCTATTTTCTCCTTAGCTAGCCTTCTTAGCGCTTTACTTTTTCTTCACAAATACCTTCATCACTTCTTCTTAGTCTGCTCCAATGGGTAGGTTCGCCCACCTAGTAGATTCTCCCGTTGCTATGGAGAGGtttagggctaaataccacattccccagGGAGTTTCCTTGAGGTATTGTGCTTTGAGGCAGTGGCTCACCCATAGGAATGAAGGGGAGGTCATAATTCCCATGATTGTCCATGGCAAGCATTACTAAGTACATTCTCTAGCAGCTAACTGATCTCCTTGTATTTCTCCAATGCCATACTTTGTTGGGAACTTAACAGACAGGTGGTAAGTGGACGTTGCAACTCTCCAACTATTCAGAGTTGGTCCTCTAATGATGGCATTATATGAAGACGAACAATCCATAACAAGGAAATTTACTTCCTTATTGATTTGCCGAAGAGCCAACCATGACTAGTAGGGAGATTGTACCTAATGGTAGAACCTTCATTCCTCCAAACCCAATCAATGGCACATTCACTTGATAAAGTAACTCCTTGTTGATCCTCACCTGTTGAAAGGCTAGATAATAAAGGATGCCTGTTGAACTCCCAttgtctactaacacccttctGGTCGAATAATTTGTAATCGTCAAAGTGATGACAATCGCATCTTCATGAGGATAGTGCAATCATTTGGCTCATCTTCTTTGATTATCCTTGGTGGTCGTCTAGACAGTTGAACATTTTGGACGACCCGTAAATAGGTCTTCTTAGCCTTGGAAGAGCTTCCTATAGACATGCCCCCTACAATCATCTTTATTTCTCCACACGGTGGACGTACTAGTTCCTCCACTTTACCTTTCATTGGTTGTCTCTCGTCCTTATGATCTCGTCAAAGCAATTTTCCTTGTTTGATAAGAACTTCAATCTGTTGCTTTAAGTCATAACATTCATCTATATCATGCCCATGGTCACGATGAAAGTGACAATGCTTGCTTTTATTCCTTTTGCTAAGATCTCCCTTCATTCTTTCTAGCCACTTCAAAGATGGATCATCCTTTATCTGCATCAACACTTAATCGAGCGAAGTATTCAAAGGAGTGTAGTTGGAATATCATCCTGAGGACGACCCTGTCTTCTTGCCATCCCAGTCTTTTTTCTCCCCCACTTTGGCTTTCTTTGGACGAGGACCTTGTTCCAGGTGGTGCACGTAACTATTCTCTGGTCAttcacctttctttttcttcttagcaaTAATGGCATCCTCTGCATTCAAGAAACTTTGGGCTAAATGTATCAACTCTACCATTGTCTGTGGCTCCCTATCATATAGCTTATGAATGAATAGGTCCAAGCTAACTCCATTGTAGAAAGCTGCCAAGAGCTTGTCGTCCATCTCATCCACTAATAAGGCTTCTCTATTGAAATGACTGATAAATGAGTGTAGAATTTCGTTCTCTCCTTGCTCTATGCTCAACAAATTGGACGAGGAATGTTTCTGCCTTTGTCCACCTACTAAGTTGTTAACAAACAACTTACTTAACTCCTGGAAAGAAGTTATAGTGTTTGGCAGTAATTTTCTGAACCACACTCTAGCCGGTCCTTTCAAGGTCATAAGAAAGGCTCTACACATAATTTCATCTGGAACACCTTCTAGATGCATGGTTGTTTTGAACGTGGCAATGTGATCACAAGGGTCGCATGTCCTGTCGTATGAATCTAGGGAGGGCATTTTGAACTTGGAAGGTAAGGGATGGCTGGTGATGGATGCAGTGAAGGGGGAATCTGTTCTGTGGACGAGGTCATCCACGTAGTTTTCCCTTCTCATGGAATCCTTCATTTCTTCAATTGCTCttttcatttggtccatctctctctccaaatgtgGTACCTTTCGAGTAACAATAACCCTGGAATGGTCCCCTTTAGCATTGTTCTCAACACCTTCACATCCTGAGTTCTGACCTCATTCTCCACCATGTTGTTGACGTTGCCTATTAACTTCCCTAGTTAACTCTTGGTTTTGTTGTGTAAGTTTTGTCATCATTGCTGCCATGAATTGTAACTATTACTAGACGGTCATAGGGGGTGGTGGTGCGTAATTTGAGTGACTGGAGGCGTTTCCACTCTCTTGGTGTCCTGGACTAGTAGCCATTGACCTTGTCCGAACCATGCAGCCTTTTTATCTTGGAAAATAGAAAAGTTGATAGAAACTCTCTTACTTTCCCATAAACGACGCCAactaatgaaaacaaaaaaagttgataGAAACTCTCTTACTTTCCCACAAATGGCACCAACTGATAAAGCATGAAAATCAGTAGGTTAAAATACTTCGGGCTATGGTAATGGCTGTGTATCCTGGAAAGAAAGGAAGCACTATCAAAGGTGACTAGTGTGACCCGGCCAAGGACCCTTCGACGGTTaagtcagttttctctctaaGACACAAGGAAAGAAGATAGTGAATGGTTAGAAATTACCTTAGGTGAATGGATTTTActccttttatagagagttagaCGTGGGTCTACTTGTTTGGATCCATTACCATTATGGGTAATGCTGGCAGTTGACAAAGAAAATGGGTTGCATAGGGCGTTGTAGATGGAATTTCTTCCACGTATCATGCAATGTGTTGTATTCTACTCATGTGAATCTAATGGAGGAATTTCTACATAACTCACCAAGTATAATTCACTCGTCCATGTACATGTCGTCTGTCGATATACTCGTCTATGGAGAGTTCTATTCGTGGCATGACTTGGTTGTCTATGGACGAGTTCTTTTATGTGTTCTCATTCTTGGAAGAGCTAATATaacttcttctttgttttggaCGGCTATGCAAGGACGAACAACACTTAGTGCTTATCCTCATTGGCCATGTTTtgtaaacgtggctataggtcatccttaaaaaaaaaaaaaaaaataataataataaataaatttggttggacctatagccacattttttaAACGTAGCTATAGGCCCTATCTAAAAAATGCGGCTAAAAACACTTACAAACGTAGCTATAGACTTAACATATAGACACATTTtcaaaacgtggctataggtcagctatagctgcgttttttgtAAATGCGGCTTAAAAAAATGGGGCTATAGTCCgcatttttttgtagtgtttcataatttttttttctaagaaaaatttattgagaACAATCCATATACAACAAGTTGCTTAAGCTGAAAATCATAGAAACAAAACCCTCTTAACATCAAAGAAAATTAGAACAAGCTGCACCTATACAAAAAACACTTGATGAAAATCAAATATAGATATATGAACTCTCACAAGCACATACAGAAGAAATAAAGGATACATCCAATACAGAGGTCTTTACTCCTAAATGCTGATAATGTCCACAAATCTAATGGTCATTGGAAAGTTGAGGGTTAATGAGAATGAGGAAGTTAATTCGATGtgggaaacaaaaaaaattgtcatttgacccttttcttttaaggaaaaaaaaaaaaagtcatttgaCCTTAGAGTTATTGAAATGTGATATgagacttcttcttttttattttttggggttaGATGTTTTATCTTACCTTTTTAACACAGATGACTTCTCCTATTTGAATTCCAATACCTCTAAATATACCTCTACATGAGAGTTAGATAAAAAATCAAGAGCTGAAATAAAGAATTGGGACATAAtctctatctcacttttaaacattatgaTACTAAGCTcaagataaatttaaaaaaaaaaaaaaaaaaaattctcattgcAAGCGAGAAGCGCGTATGATAAGGCAAGTGAAACAACATGGGTCTAATTATAACACTCATATACTTTcgggtttaattttttatttgtgaaatatatgatttaattgAAACCACATTTATTTATACTATTGTTTAAGTACTGGACATTTTTTAGTTCCAAATACCCTTACAACCtacgtttaagtagagacaaaatttagtaaaaaagCTTTTTAACTCTCACGTAAAACATTATCTACAAAACAAGACCACACTCCTAGTACACTCACGTTGGTTTTCAAAACTGAAGGATAATGTGGCAAAAATACATCTATAACTTCCACGTACAATATTGTCTACAAAATAGAACCACTTTTCTgttggttttcaaaatttaaggaTAACTtggtaaaaatacattttttttttaacttttttttacaaattttgtaGTAGACCCATTAACTCCTTAGCTGAAGTTGTCATtcaccgtttttttttttttttttttttttttttttttaattttaacccTACTTTTTAGGGTATTGGATATATACAAAATTTATCCttatttttctatctttatCACTACTTTTTGGGTAactatctttcttctttctttatttttattttttattttttattttttcacttttcaaagtaaaatgtttgaataATTATCATTTGTTTTTCCAATTTTCAAAGTAAAACTGGTTATCTTTATTACTCCATGGTATACACTTCCAAGTTTGCAGTTTGCTTCCTTTAATAAAATAGTCCATCTTTCCCTTCGTCTCTGAATGCTGCAATTGAAAAGATGGGATGGACCATGCGATTACATGTAAGAATGTTTTATGCAGTTTTATGGTAGTACTTACATTTACTTCCATTCCTACAACtttataaagtttttttcttgaaaactaATCCAATATTGTTCTATGATATCATGTTTTGATTCAACGTGGTTCTTAGGAATGCTTGCTTGCTTTGGTAAGTTATAGCTTTGGTGTGATTGGgtcttatattattattttgtcttttttttggttgataagtgtttaatattttctctttttagatAGTTTCATCTTATGAGATTTACTTTGCaagagttttgtttttttttaatcacataaAAACAACCCAAAGGGCCAAAACCCATATGGGCCATTGCCAAGCCCAAGAAGCCCTAGCTAGAAAAAGGTAATCACAATACACTATTCTCTAGTCGTccacctttctttttcttcttagcaaTAATGGCATCCTTTGCATTCATGAAACTTTAGGCCAAATGTATCAACTCAGCCATCGTTTGTGGCTCCCTATCATATAGCTTATGAATGAACAGGTCCAATTTAACTCCATTGTAGAAAGCTACCAAGAGGATCTTGTCGTCCATCTCATCCACTAATAAGGCTTCTCTATTGAAATGGCTGATAAATGAGTGTAGACTTTCGTTCTCTCCCTGCTCTATGCTCAACAAATTGGACAAGGAATGTTTTTGAGTTTGTCCACCTACTAAGTTGTTAACAAACAACTTACTTAACTCCTGTAAAGAAGTTATAATGTTTGGCGGTAATTTTCTGAACCACACTTTAGCCGATCCTTTCAAGGTTGTAGGAAAGGCTCTGCACATAATTTCATCTAGAACACCTTGTAGATGCATGGTTGTTTTGAACGTGGCAATGTGATCACAAGGGTCGCATGTCTTGTCGTATGAATTTAGGGAGGGCATTTTGAACTTGGAAGGCAAGGGATGGCTGGTGATAGACGCAGTGAAGGGGGAATCTGTTCTATGGACGAGGTCATCCACGTGGTTTGACCTTCTCATGGAATCCTTCATTTCTTCCAtaactcttttcatttggtccatctctctctctccaaatgtgGTACCCTTCAAGTGATAGTACCCCTGGAATGGTCCCCTTCAGCATTGTTCTCAACACCTTCAAATCCTAAGTTTTGACCTCGTTCTCCACCATGTTGTTGACATTGCCTGTTAACTTCCCTAGTCAACTCTTGGTTTTGTTGTGTAAGTTATGCCATTGCTGCTGCCATGAATTGTAACTATTGTTGGACGGTTATTGAAcggtgcaaaactgcaagtgcacagtatcgtagttttatagtaaagtgatgagaagagtatcgtcctcaaggattggtaacttacttttgacaaataccaaaattattcTAATCTTGATTTTATTTAGAGAAGTCACTAAGATTTTAGtaattggaattcaaaataaattcaatttaaataaaagatatgcagaggaaaagaaagatgttgcttgaaaatcaacttaatgagaaagaaacttctaggaaatcgatttcacctaatccctcactatgctttactcatctaggtaattgaatttaattctctctGTTTGTTAGCAATCTCCAAACTCATCTAAAAGCCTCTTTCGATAGTCAATTGGAAACAATCTTGTTCATCAATTTACATAagagtatgcaatttaataaagtAAGAAAACATTAAGACCAACGATTTTAATACTACATAGGTTCATACAAGTCTTTCGATCTCTATATTTACTTATGctgaaatattcaagatctatcCTATAATCCCCTCTTTCGACAGCAAatcacaagattaaaatcatctaattaatggccagttaattagaagcaataagcttagaataaattagacaaacatgaagagaatttgttcaaattaacatagaaaagcaAGCATAGATCGAAACTAGATTACATCgttttcctagaataaagaaagtttagttcgtgctaaaaattaaatccaacacaaacgagttcaccataattttttctgagaagattggaaagaaaataaatgctgAAAAATTCTCTGTTCCagccctctctttctttctgctTCAGcacctttcttcctttttctgctTTAGCGGctacctttcttttttctttgtttcggctacccttttttttctttagcgttccttttttgctttttcttttagcCCTACCTTTTTAAAGTCCAGCCCTTTACTTGTTGCAGCCTAACAcagcccaaaaagcccaaacgTTTTTCAGCTTTTCAGCCCAAACGTTTTTGCTTCAGTTCAGCCActctttcttcttgttttttttctgCTTTATTCTTTTCTGGTTCAGCCCAAAAATGTTACATTCAGCCCAAaacgtttttttcttttctttagatTGCCCTTTATTTTTCAGCCCAAGTGTTCAACTCAAAACCTTTTCCGGCTGCTTCATGTCTCtttatttgagtaaatcttcattttcttcaaatctgaaataaaatttaaataacaataatgaagtctaaaatcaacaaaaaaataaataaaattagactaaagtttaaagttgagaAGTGATAAATTACACTCAATTATGCAAGTCATCAGTTATAAAGGGTGGTGGTGCACAATTTGGGTGACTGGAGGCGTTTCCACTCTCCTGGTGTCCTGGACTAGTAGCCATTGACCTTGTCCGAACCATGCAGCCTTTTTATCTTGGAAAACAGAAAAGTTGATAGAAACTCTCTTActttcccatagacggcgccaactaatgaaaacaaaaaaggttGATAGAAACTCTCTTACTTTCCCACAAACAGCGCCAACTGATGAAGCATGAAAATCAGTAGGCTAAAATACTTCGAGCTATGGTAATGGTTGTGTAccctgaaaagaaagaaagtactGTCAAAGGTGACCGGTGTGACCCGGTCAAGGACCCTCCGACGgttaagtcaattttctttctaagacacaaggaaagaaaatagtgaatggTTAGAACTTACCTTGGGTGAATGGATTTTACTCCTTTTATAGAGATTTAGACGTGGGTCTACTTGTTTGGATCCATTACCATTATGGGTAATGCTGGCGGTTGACAAAGAAAATGGGTTGCATGGGGCGTTGTATATGGAATTTCTTCCACATATCATGCAATGTGTCGTATTCTACTCGTGTGAATCTAATGGAGGATTTTCTACATAACTCACCAAATATAATTCACTTGTCCATGTACATTTTGTCTGTAGATATATTCGTCTATGGACAGTTCTATTCGTGGCATGACTTGGTTGTCTATGGACAAGTTCTTTTATGTGTTCTCATTCTTGGACGAGCTAATATaacttcttctttgttttggaCGACTATGCAAGGATGAACAACACTTAATGCTTATCCTCATCGGCCATGTTTTGTAAACATGGTTATAGgtcatccttaaaaaaaaaaaaaaaaaaaaggttggacctatagccgcattttttaaACATAGCTATAGGCCCTATCCaaaaaaatgcagctatagcctgcatttttttgtagtgtttcttaatttttttttttttttttttttttaagaaaaatttattgagaACAATCCATATACAACAAGTTGCTTAAGCTAAAAATCGTAGAAACAAAACCCTCTTAAAAGCAAACAAAACTAGAACAAGCTACACCTATACAAAAAACACTTGATGATAATCAAAGATAGATATATGAACTCTCACAAGCACATACAGAAGGAATAAAGGATACATCCAATACAGAGGTCTTTACTCCTAAATGCTGATAATGTCCACAAATCTAATGGTCATTGGAAAGTTGAGGGTTAATGAGAATGAGGAAGTTAATTCGATGTGggaaacaacaaaaattgtcATTTGACCCTTTTcttttaaggggaaaaaaaaagaagtcatttGACCTTAGAGTTATTGAAATGTGATATgagacttcttcttttttattttttggggttaGATGTTTTATCTTACCTTTTTAACACAGATGACTTCTCCTATTTGAATTCTAATACCTCTACATATACCTCTACATGAGAGTTagataaaaaaatcaagagcTGAAATAAAGAATTGGGACACAAtctctatctcacttttaaatattatgataCTAAGctaaagataattaaaaaaaaaaaaaaaaaaaaaaaactcattgcaAGCGCGAAGCACGTGTGATAAGTCAAGTGAAACAACATGGGTTTAATTATAACACTCATATACTTTcgggtttaattttttatttgtgaaatatatgatttaattgAAACCACATTTATTTATACTACTGTTTAAGTACTGGACATTTTTTTAGTTCCAAATACCCTTACAACCTACGTTTAAGTAGAGGcaaaatttggtaaaaaaacttttttaacttCCGCGTAAAACACTATCTACAAAACAGGACCACACTCCTAGTACACTCACGTTGGTTTTCAAAACTGAAGGATAATGTGGCAAAAATACATCTGTAACTTCCATGTACAATATTATCTACAAAATAGAACCAATTTTCTgttggttttcaaaatttaaggaTAACTtggtaaaaatacattttttttaaaaaaaaaatttacaaattttgtaGTAGACCCATTAACTCCTTAGCAGTCATTCAtcgttttttaaaaaataaaaataaaaataaagaaagaagaaaaacagtTACCC
The sequence above is drawn from the Quercus robur chromosome 7, dhQueRobu3.1, whole genome shotgun sequence genome and encodes:
- the LOC126693681 gene encoding protein LEAD-SENSITIVE 1-like, translated to MGVVSNKIDRENLKPGDHIYSWSVAYAYSHHGIYVDEGNVIHFTRGEGQEIGTGTGLDHVIGSSLPQHPLDNACPICSDQSKSDRVISSCMDCFLSGGDHLYRYEYGVERTVFLAKADGGTCTLVSFSSKLANSPEQVIHRAIYFLRKGFGDYDVIKNNSEDFALCCKTGSQVIPAGQSGQAASFQAAACAGAALSVSLALARSSPLGAVITGVAGLAASYGTYCVHRYINDIGVRADVEEVVLEEEN